A segment of the Carya illinoinensis cultivar Pawnee chromosome 1, C.illinoinensisPawnee_v1, whole genome shotgun sequence genome:
ctcGGCTATCTATACACATCATTCAACTACCATCCTTTTTAGGCGTAAGTAAAACTAGAACAGCGCAGTGGTTAAGACTCTCTTGAATAAAACCTTTGTTTAACAATTGTTGAATTTGCAGGTTGAGCTCTCCATTTTCTGTTGGGCTCATGTGATAGTGCGGTAAATTAAGCAAGGTTGATTCGGGGATCAAGTTTATAGCATGTTGCACATCCCGTATTGGAGGTAGTTGCTTCAGCATCTCATTCGACATAATGTCTTGAAATTCCTCCAACATTGTGGCGAGTTTCGTTGGAACATAACCATCATCTTGTTTCATTTCGTGCCTTACTACCATTAGTAGCATAGCTTCATCATGTATGATTCGAGAAAATTGATGCATGGTCAAAACTGGGAcaactttcttttttatctcaaattagaGATCTGCAAAGGATCCAAAACAAATTTCTtacctttaaaattaaaagagtaaGTGTTAGCATACCCATCATAAGAAATCCTTCGATCATAGAGCAATGGACGCCCCAATAGCGTGTGACAAATGGTCATAGGGCTCATGTCGCACCAAGCCTCGTCCacatatttttttcccaataaaAATTTAACCAAACATCGTTGCTTCACTAGGACTAAGTTCTCTTCATTAACCCAACTAATCTGATAAGGAGTAGGATGCTTTTCAACTTTCAGCCTCAAAGGTTATATTGCAgttttgaaaatcacattcatgTCGCTGCCATTATCAATAATGACATTCAAAACTCGACCATTATGTTCCATGCGtgtgtgaaaaatattggtaCACAACCACTCGGGATTAGCCTGGAGCTCTTTCTTAGTTCCGGTCAACACTAAATAAATCACGCAACTAGGTAAATCCGATGCAGCCAACTTTTCTTCTTCATCGTGACTACCCCCATCAATCTCCTCTTCATCCGTTTCTTCAACAACGTCCATTACCAATAATTCTTTTTCACACATGAAGGCtaaatttttatctcttgtaGGACACATAATAGCATATTGTCCAAAACCTTTACATTTATAACAttgtggccctttgctggtagCTTTTGCTTTCCTTTCCGGTATTCAAACACCGCGCCCCTGGGTTAATCTTTTAGCAATGTTGGCCTTTGGAATGAAGGCGTTGTGACACGTTCTAGTCTTGGATATGTTGATATTGTTTTCCTCCCAATCGAGGTCCCCATTTGTTTCTCAATACGTAGTGCCAATTGATACGCCTCCTCTACATTGATTAAACGTGCAATCAACATCTCCTTGTGTAGATTGCTACGTAATCTGGTATGGTATCAAGCTAAAGTTTTATGTCCAGTGTCCACAATCTTGCTGCGGATAGTCAACTCTTGGAAGCGGTCTATAAATTGATCAACACTCAATGACCCTTGCCTGAGTTGTAACATCTCTTCGAATATCATTTACTCATAATCAATGGgcaaatatttttcctttagtcGCTCCTTCATTTCCTCACAATTAGAAACTGCTGGAAGTCGAGTACGGCGTAATTGTTCTTCCACACTTCCCCACCATGCTCGTGCATGCCCCTTTAATTTCATCTGAACATAACAAATCTTTCGATCCTCTGATATAGCAAACCAATCAAAATAATCCTCAACAGCCATTAACCAGTTTTCAAAAGCATTGGGCTCTAATTTCCCATAAAAATATGGCACATCAGCCTTAATATTCTTAGTCAGTTCATCAAGAGGTTGATAATCTGTGTCATGTCCACCATGATCTCAATGAAAATTTTGTCCATGACTTCGAATTAGAGGCCGACGATCCTCAAATCCCCggtcttcttcatcttcccaatCTTCATCAACATCTCTATCACTTTCGTCCAACACCTCCCTATGAATTGGGCCACACCCTCTTAGATTGAAAGGCCTAAACTCCTCTCGAGCTTGACGCTCATCCATGGCATCTAGTTGGTGAGTGAGTTGCTCTAAAACTGTGGCAATTTAATTGATTTGTTGCTGTAAATTGGGTTGTTCCATACCTTGATTGTTCAAATTTTGGTTGTTTTCCATGGCGTATGAAGTACCACGACGGGTTACAAGCATAGGGTGCTAAGCTTCTTAAAGAAGGAACCTAGCTTTGATGCCAAAATTGGTGCCAACTTCCTGGTTCAACCTCACGTCGATGCAAAGAAGAGAAAAGTACAAAATCTCTCCATAAAAATAGATTAACAGGTTTCTGATGTCTCACCATACTAGTCCCATCTTAGAATCAAAcatgtaattttattaatcattcAAGAAGTGCCTTTAATTGTACATCATTGATCCTTAAGTAGCCAACAAAATAGAATACTAATCTAACTAAGAAATAACAATGACAGATAtaataaaactagaaaatacTAATCTAACTTAGAAATAACAATTGCAGATAGAATAAAATTAGGAAATACTAATCTAACTATGAAagtaataaattagaaaaagataACTATCAATTAAAATATCTCCACTAATTATGGAGCATCCTCCTAATTTGCATCAATAATTGCCCAAAACATCCATTAAAATTGAGACTTTCTCTTTGTTAGCATAAATCTAACAGAAATTCTCTTCATAGAAGGAAGATCGAGGAGAAGCACTATACATGGGTGAATCCTATCAAAACTCTAAGAATTAGAATGCCGTAGATAATGGTTAGTAACTGGTAATACGAAAAATTAAGACTTATAAAATTTTctggaaatgagagagagagagagagagagagagagagagagagagagagagagagagagagagagagagagagagagagagagagagagagagagagtgtgtgtgtgtgtgtgtgtgtgtgactaGTTCACATGGTTTACCTTGCCTTGTCAGTTTTACTTACAAACATGGTTACGTAGGACATTGTGAAAgctctagattttttttatttttttttagaaaatcttCAAATCAGCTTCTGTAAGGAAAATCTTTCCAAACAAGAATGggttcaatttttaaatttacggTAGAAGATACCCGAGTAAGGAAAAATACCTTACCGTGGCACAGATTAACTTATTGGGTTCTCTTCTGTAGATCTCTGGAGTCTAGATGCCGGATTCCCTTTCACAGATTTCTAGAGTTTTGTAGAGAAAGACGAAGTGGGTTTGGTTTCGAGTCGTTTAAGTGCAAAACCGATCGTGACATGGCAGTTAGACTGGGTTTGCCAGGTCACGTGGTGTGTGGTGTTGGAGAGAGAACTGGACTAAGTATAAATTTCCTTAGATGGATATGATAGTGGACTTGAGAGTGTCTGCTTCTCACATGCATTCGTGCCTGCCCACGTGTATAAGAGACCTATGAGATTACTAATGTACCCTCTCCTATTTATACACCTCAATCCCCCAATTACCCTTTTTAAGACTAATATTaggtacaagtctcaaatagacaagttccttttgtaataaaatgaatctcattattaaaaaatatttttttacacatttttaaggtgggatctatttttttacaaaaatttattcaaaatttgtctatttcaatttatacaaattatttctcCTTCAATATAGCCCATTAGTTTGGGAGCCCTAAATCCCCATGTTCTTCCAACTCTCATTTTCCTTAATTATAAACATCTTTGGAGTTTTTAGGATTACGTGGGGatattgagataattttaaatattctgtaaatagtaataaaaaataaaaaaattgtagataatAATAAACagattgtgaatagtagtgtaTTTCACTGACCAAAGACAGCCCTACTAATCTGATTTAGTGTGGGTTTGAGAAAATATATCATGTCCATTTCATACTATTTATTGTGTAtttaatactaattataaatttgtttagatttattttatgtgtcGGCTCTCTAATTAATTCAAATCCTTTTGCTCGTCATTGATAGCAAttgtgttataaaaaaatattcataattttttgattatttaattatatgtgTGATCaatgagataataaaatataataaataagaagaggataaataatattttcaagtaaaaaagaataaattaaattttaatgttaaattataaaattaaaaaataaggttaaaaaatgattatttgcgCTAATATGGCGAAAAACATAGAGCGAAACAAGCATTCCTccattttttaacacattttgtTGCAGATCTAGAAATAGAAGAGTGAAGGACGACGGCAAGCAAGTGGTGTGGGAGAGAAGAAGATAGAACCCTAGCACACGTGAAGGGTACTTGTTCTGAACTGAAGAATGGTCAAAGTTGAGCTCCTTAGTTGGGTGAAGTTCTGTCGTGCGTCTTTTGTTATGTCGTGGgtcttattattttgttgaatttgtCTTATTTAAGTTGAGTTGATATGTTCTATGGGCAGTATGCCCAATTCCCTTTAAGTCATATGAGAGTCAGTAATTAAGTCCATGGCCATTTCATGGCCCAGTTGTGAGGTATGAGGCCTTTTTTATTGTATGTCTAGAACCTGGGATGTTTTTATGCGAATACAAGTAAAACCCTAGTTTTCCCTTCTATCTTTGATTCTTGGAGGCGCCCCTCCCTCGAAGTATACAtatgtcattttcatttttcactacattatcattattttttcccAATTTATTAGCTGTatcacaagtggtatcagagatACCGATTCTTTGTGGATCATTATTACAACTATGGTTGAAGTCACAAGGATGAATCAATTGCAAGATGGATTTAATGCTGTTAAAAAATCTAATGAAGTGTCGGAGATGGAGGTCATGTCCATAAAAAGATAGCTAGAAGTTGTAGCTCAGCAGCTTGTACCCTTGACTACATAAATGCACAGGAGGAATAGTAACATTGAATCTTCCTCAAATGTATAGAACCGAGAAGAACCTGCCCTACATCAACACATGGGTGAGATCCAAATAAGAACCCTCAGATTCGACTTCCCTGTCTTCCATGGTGAAGACCCTGCAAGATGGATATACAAGATACATCAATTCTTTATGTTCCATGATACACAACCACAACACCGAATAAGGCTTGCCTCTTTTCATATGGAGGGTAAAGGTCTCACTTGGTTCCAAGATTTAAAGGAATTTGGACAACTTAGCCCCCGTTTGGTTACATAGTtcatatgagatgaaatgagatgttttgttgaaagttaaaaaaatattattataatataattttttaatattaattttgttttaaaatttgaaaaaattgaattgtttattatattttgtatgaaaatttaaaaaacttgtaatgattagatgagatgatatagtTTGGTATTTAGTAACCAAACCAGGCCTTATTGAGACTCTTTTATTAAGGCCTTATTGGTGATATTTGGTTCTAGTGCCTATGATGATCTGATGCAAGCACTCACCAAGTTAAGATAAAATGGTACTTGGAAGATTATAAAGCCAAATTTGACACCATATCTAATCGATTGAAGGGGTTTTCGAATACTTATAAACTCAACGATTTCCTTAGTGGCCTTAGGGATGACATTCGCTTGTCGGTAAGGATGTTCAACCCTCTCAACCTGACTTCCACCTATAGCCTAGCGAAGATTCAAAAAGAAACTGTCAACcttaccaaaaaaaatatcataagaTTGGCCTGAAGTACTCTTTAGACCTTGGCATCCTTAAAAACCCCAACTAGCCACCATCTTTCCACCCCAAACAAACAATTGAACCCAACAAAACCTTCCCCAAACCATCCCTGCCTATACAAAAAATTAACCATCaacaaatgaaggaaatgagatACAAGGGACTATGTTACTATTGTGAAGCAATATGGAACATCGGGCACAAATGCCAAAGCCCAAGGCTGTATTTCtggaagatgttttattggaaaCTGAACTTAATGATTCCTGTGATGAGGAGCAGTGTGACAAGATTATGGAAACACCAACTGTGGAAATGACTGTGGACCAAGGAGGGCTAGAAATTTCACTCCATACATTGACAGGTTCTCACAACCTAAGAACCATGTGGGTGAAAGAAAGAATTGGGACTCAATGGATTACTATCTTGGTGGATACAGGTTCTACCCACAGTTTTTTAGATCTAGCAATCATAAATAGAAACCAATTGCCTCTAGATTCTATGGAGAAGGTGAAGGTGCAAGTTGCAAATGGGGTTTTAATTCCTAGAGAAGGGAAATGCAATGGCATGAAGGTTTTAATCTAGGGGATTGTTTTACAATGGATGTGTATGTATTGGTCTTAGCGGGCTATGATATGGTGTTGGGAATCAATTGGTTAAGATATTTTGGgtcaattttatgaaattttgaaaagttgttgatgaaGTTTAAACAGCAATGAAAGGATGTATCCATTTAGGGGCTGTCCGGGGTAAAAATGGTTGAAGAAGAGTCATTCAAGAAGCTGAATGGGCTagaaaaataaagtaattttacaagTGATTGAAGAGACTATTGGGACAAAACTGACATCTACTGAAGAGTTCCACCAGTCTTACAGCCACTGTTAGTGCAATTTGAAGATGTTTTTTCAAAACCTAAGGGGCTGCCCCCATCCCTGTCCCACGACCATGCCATTCACTTAATCCCAAATACTAAACAAATTTCTATAAGACCTTACCAATGCCCCTATTATCGAACGGAAAAGATTGAAAACTAAGTGCAGGAGCTACTGTCTACCGGGGTTATTAAGCTCAGCCAAAGCCCCTATTCGTCCCTAGTGTTATTGGTTAGAAAAGTCAATGAGACTTGGAGGTTGTGTGTGGATTATCGGGACCTAAATAGTGTCACCATTAAGGATGGGTATCCTATTCCAGtcttggaggagctcatggaTGAGTTGCAAGAGGccatcattttttcaaaactgGATTTAAGATCGGGTTACCACCAAATTTGAGTTAAGCCTGAAGATGAACAAAAAACTGTGTTTAGGACGCATGAAGGCCACTACGAGTTCCTAATTATGCTATTTGGAATAACTAACACTTCCATTAACTTTCCAAAGTCTCATGGATGAGGTATTCTGACCCCATTTGAGAaagtttattcttcttcttccttttttattttatttttattttttttatatgatactCTCGTGTACAAAAAAACAGTAGTGGAACACGTGAAGCACCTCCAAACCAGCCTTGATTCACTAAGGTAGCACAAGTTATATGTCAGGCGATCAAAGTGCCACTTTGGGTGCAAGAGGATAGTCTATTTAGGCCACCTTATCTCGGTAGAAGGTGTACAGGAAGATTATGATAAGCTTCAAGCAATGAGAAATTGGCCTTTACCTAAATCCCTCAAGGCTCTAAGAGGGATTTTTAGGGCTAACGAGATATTACTGCAGGTTCATAAGAGGCTATGGTGGGATTGCCTTCCCCCTAATATGAATGTTGAAGAAGGATGATTTTAGGTGGAGTGAGGAAGCTACACTAGCTTTTCACAAGCTGAAGGAGGCGATGACACAGCCACCCATCTTGGCTCTTCCAAATTTCTCAAGACCCTTCACTATTGATTGCGATGCCTCTAGAAATGCCATTGGGGTAGTTTTAATGTAGCAGGGCAAGTTGATAGCTTTTTTCAACCAAGCCTTGCAGGGAAGAGCACTTATAATGTCAATTTATAAGAAGGAATTATTCACCCTAATTTCAATTATGCTTAAATGGAGACCTTACCTAATAGGGCAAACCTTTATGGTGCGCATCAACCAGCAAATTCTTAAACATCTTTTGGATCAAAAGGTTGAGACCCCAATGCAACAACGCTTGATTATCAAGTTGCTAGGGTATGATTTCATGGTGGAATACAAAAGGGGGTCAGAAAATAGAGTCTTCGATGCCTTATCAAGGAAGAATATGGTTGGGGATGGTGAATTAATGTCGATCACATTTTCCAATGTGcattggattgaagatttaaaggTTGCCTGTGTCATTGATGCACATGTACAAAACTTTCTTACATTACATCATGAGGGTAAGTTAGACCCTAAGTACATAGTAAGGGATTGGCTCTTGATGTACAAGAACAAATTATATGTTCCAAAACGGGGTTAAAAAATAAGTTGTTGGGATTGTCACACAACAGCCTGTGGGGTGGTCACTCAGGCTACGAAAAAACCATCCAGCGAATGATGAGAGACTTCTATGGGAAGGCTTAAAAAGGGATGTCAAGGCATTAATCAGGAGTTGTGACTTATGCCAATGAGTCAAAATAGACAACACCCTTCCTAGTGGGCTACTTCAGCCGCTGCCTGTACTGACATGACTATGGACTCACATCACCATGGATTTCGTGGAAGGGCTGCCTACTTCACAAAGGTTCAATGCATTATAGGTGGTGGTTGACAGGCTGACTAAGTACAACCACATTATTCTTCTAAAACATCCATATACAGTTAGGGACATTACTAAATTGTTTTTCAAACATGTGTTCAAGTTGCATGGGCTGCCACAGTCTATTGTATCTAACTGTGACAACACATTTTTTAGCCAATTTTGGCAAGAAGTATTTTCCTTGCAGGGGGTTCAACTATCTCTAAGTACGGCATACCATAATTAAATCGAAGGACAATCTAAAGTTGTGAACAAAACCGTCGAGAACTATCTCAAGTGCTTCAGTGGAGACCAACCTAAAGAATGGGCTAGGTGGATACCATTAGTTGAGTGGTGGTACAACTCCACTCAACATTCATCAATGAGACTGACCCCCTATGAGGCTCTCTATGGGCAACCCCTACTTAGGTTATTGTATTATGTGTTAGGGACCGTGCAAGGGGACACCATGGATGCCACTCTAAAGACTTAGGACCAGATCACAAAACTCATCAAACACAATTTGTAAAAGGCGCAAGATCGGATCCAGCCATATAGGTAGAGCACCGTGGCACAGAGGGAAAATCTTAAGCTAGCCCCTCGGTTTTTTGGGCCATTTCGTATGTTGCAAAGCGTAGGACTTGTGGCCTACAAGCTGGATTTGCCGACCTCCTCAAGGATCCACTCCACCTTCCATATCTCTCAATCAAGCTCGGTTCTAAGGCCATTGCCCTTACCCACGCTACCACCAGTAGATGACCAAGGAACGATTCGGCTAGAGCTTGAAGAAATACTAAATTGTCACATGATTAAGGTGGCCAACCACGTGTAGGCGGAGCTTCTAGTTCGCTGGCAAGGCCAAGGGGCCAACGATGCCACTTGGGAAACTTACTCACGCTTGAAGGAGGAGTTTCCCCACCTTGCGAACAAGGTGTTTTGTTTAGGGGGAATATGTAACACACGCCATTGCATATTTGAAAATAGAAGAGTGAAGGACGGCGACAAGCAAGTGGTGTGGGAGAGATGAAGATAGAACCCTAGCAAATGTGAATGGTATGTGTTTTGAACTGAAGGATGGTCAAAGTTGAACTCCTTAGTTGGGTGGAGTCCTGAAGAATGATGGGCTACAAGCATGTGGGCCGATGGCCTTTTTTTATGTTATGGGTCTTGTATTGTCATTGGGTCTTGTTAGTTTGTTAGTATGTCTTATTTAAGTTGAGTTGGTATGATCTATTGGCCACATGCCCGATTCTGTTTAAATCATGTAAGAGTCAATAGTTAAGTCTAGGGCCATTTCATGGCCCAATAGTGAGATATGAGGTCCTTCTTATTATATGTTTGGAACTTGGGCTGTTTTTGTGCGAATACAAGTAAAACCCTAGTTTTCCCTTCTATCACTGATTCTTGGAGGCGCCCCACTCGAAGTGGGCATCTATCATTTCTAGTTTCTACTACATTATCATTATTCTCACCCAATTTATCAATTGTGTCACACATTTCAATCCATGTGTGTTCCTTTCTCTTGCTTCCTCAATATCCACCACTTTGTCGTCCTCGCCATCGGCCCAGAAGTTTTTTTTCCCACTTCGAAGTGGTTCTCATGCAGATCCCCCAAACAATGCTAGAATGCAGATCTtcacttgtttttgtttttttttttccttcttcattttcttttttgaccAGAAAAGATCACAAACATGACTatcaaaaaacaagaaagaaggCTTTTGTCTGGTGGAGGATATTGAGATGCTTACTTCTTTGCTGCATTTATAGATCATCCATCATATGGGGATTTCTCACTAGAGTCTTCAGGAGAATTCACTTGTTATTATGAAAGCCATTTGTTCGGCTTGAGAACAAGAGTCTAGTTATAGTCCTTTGATTCAAGAGATTCATACATTGTTATCtcattttccttgttttgatattttttttatgttaatagATAAGGTAATTAGGTAGCGCATTGATTGATACAACATGCACGCTTTGTGACTAATACTCTTAAATGGTGGCAAAAACTtcccaaatttattttaagtagcCTTGTAGTGGGTGTTGTTGGCCTTTCTGCTATGCAACGTCTATATGCTTGTATGTGCTTGTATGTTGAAGACTTTCCTTGTATCTATTCATTTATAATGAATGAGcaatacttatttttttcaaaaataaaaaataaaaactagtgAAGACTTGTAGAGCAATTTTCTTTGCTGTCAAGCCATTGCAAATAGAAAGTGGAGAGaggatgggggggggggggggggtaagaGATATTGGTGGTATAAGGTTGTTTGTGGGATTGAGGTACTGGGGAATTGCGGGCAAAGAAGCTGATGAAAGGCTCTCTGTCTAGGGATCTCTCAAGTTGGAAAATGAGGGGGACAGGGGTTCGGGGAAAGGGGGATGGAGAGTTGgggatgaaaaaataaaaaagaaaaaaaaaattaattgatgtGATAGTGTCTCCAATAGTTTTCGAAGGtatttgagataatttttttttaggggtaGCAGTAGGGGCCCACACTTGCCCATGCGGGGGCTAGTTTACCCAAGCAGGGCCATGCCCTTCCATCGCTCCactctatataataaaaaagttttaagtatttatataaatataatgtatataaatatatatgatttgttgaaaacttgaagttatattcaagttatTTGATTGCCTAGGCAATGCAATCcaaaatataactataataaagtttttgaattttttttttgtatttataaattttaatttacaatttaaattatgttataacttagatctaaaaaaatatttttagactgaaaaatagtttttagacCCAATAGACCATCGACAATATTGGCCTGGGTAGGGGGTAGAGCGGATGAGGCGTTCGGCCTTGCCCCCCAGCACCCCCAGCCTTGCCTCTCGAGGGGCAGGGTGTGTGGGGTGTGGGATGCAGGAAAGCGTCCACCCCGCCTCGCACCATGCTAGTATCATCCCTATTTTTTTTGACATGTCGTTAGAAACGTTACCTAACATCAAGTAGATTTTGGTCTCGTTTGGTTAAaacagataagatgagatgagaaatttataaataatattgaaataattttaattaaaatttttatgaaattttgaaaattagagaaaaaaattctaaagttaaaaagagagttataatataattttttaatataatttttattttaaaatttataaaaattgaattagtttttataattttgtaatgatGAGGgaatgattaaaagaaaaagtttaaaaatttaagatttaaaaatatttatatgttaaaatGAAACTAAACGAGATGAAATGGGGTTTCTCAACGAAAATAAggcctctttttttctttcttaaccctAAGGTCCCTAACCACGtagcaagaaaaaaataaaccccAACTTCCCCCCAAAATTTCAGTTACCTCCAATCCACGCACGCAGAttgaatctctctctccctcttcctgTCACACAGAGAATTTGTGGTGTCTTGCTACAAGTCCAATACATCATGGCCTTGTTGAACAAAAACCTCGGAACTAGAGAAGACGCTAGGAACTCCGAGGACGAGGATGATGAGCTGGAGCAGCTGGAGTCCGAAGTGATGGAAATGGCGCAAAAGATTCTCGATTACAGAGCCACTCTCCCGGATCAGCTCCGGACCACTCTCGCTTCGGTCCTCGCAGCTCAGAGACCCGTTTTCCCTAATGGGTTGGAACCAGCCCTATCCGGAGGTCCTATTTCTGGTATATCTCATGTTTTTCT
Coding sequences within it:
- the LOC122309871 gene encoding uncharacterized protein LOC122309871, which translates into the protein MALLNKNLGTREDARNSEDEDDELEQLESEVMEMAQKILDYRATLPDQLRTTLASVLAAQRPVFPNGLEPALSGGPISDAGQVSSSEGAQQLEGDQEATEKIRLLKDKISNNVSAMPVVLKRMKECLSKIDKLDSYNGIVHPAFKRKGTS